A single genomic interval of Lepisosteus oculatus isolate fLepOcu1 chromosome 12, fLepOcu1.hap2, whole genome shotgun sequence harbors:
- the dhrs9 gene encoding dehydrogenase/reductase SDR family member 9 isoform X1, whose amino-acid sequence MYNMFLYLLALAALFCVYRWYKERKTVPNKSDKYVYITGCDTGFGNQLAKHLDQQGFRVIAACFTEKGEDALRKSATDRLVTLHLDVTKSESIAKAAELIKDRVGEKGLWGLVNNAGVSVPSGPCDWLTVDDYRQMLDVNLLGVIAVTLSVLPLIKKARGRVVNVASVFGRISPFGGPYSVSKYGVEAFNDSLRRNMMPFGVKVLCIEPGFFKTSVTDIDILLKNVQQLWDKMPQEVKDDYGSSYVQKVSVLMKKMMGQLPDSDLMKVVSCMEHAVSAVHPRTRYSPGWDAKFFWLPLSYMPTVISDYLLLKDSISPEKAVV is encoded by the exons atgtaca ACATGTTTCTGTACCTGCTTGCTTTAGCGGCTCTCTTCTGTGTGTACCGCTGGTACAAGGAACGCAAAACCGTTCCCAATAAATCTGACAAATATGTGTACATCACTGGATGTGACACGGGGTTTGGAAACCAGCTGGCGAAGCATTTGGACCAACAGGGCTTTCGTGTGATTGCTGCGTGTTTCACTGAAAAAGGAGAAGACGCTCTGAGGAAAAGCGCTACTGACAGGCTTGTGACTCTCCACCTTGACGTCACCAAGTCTGAAAGCATTGCTAAAGCTGCCGAGCTCATAAAGGACAGGGTGGGAGAAAAGG GTCTGTGGGGTCTGGTGAATAATGCAGGAGTGTCTGTCCCTTCCGGGCCCTGCGACTGGCTCACTGTGGACGATTATAGACAGATGCTGGATGTGAACCTGCTGGGTGTTATAGCTGTGACGCTGAGTGTACTCCCTCTTATTAAAAAAGCCCGGGGAAGAGTCGTGAATGTGGCCAGTGTCTTCGGAAGAATCAGTCCATTTGGTGGACCCTACTCTGTTTCAAAATATGGAGTCGAAGCCTTCAACGACAGCCTTAG gagAAACATGATGCCTTTTGGAGTGAAAGTCCTGTGCATTGAACCAGGCTTTTTCAAAACCAGTGTGACTGAcattgatattttattaaaaaatgttcagcaACTATGGGATAAAATGCCACAGGAAGTCAAAGATGACTATGGAAGCTCTTATGTGCAGAAAG TGTCAGTGTTGATGAAGAAGATGATGGGTCAGTTGCCAGACTCTGACCTGATGAAGGTGGTGAGCTGTATGGAGCATGCCGTCTCAGCCGTCCATCCCCGAACCCGCTACTCTCCAGGATGGGATGCCAAGTTCTTCTGGCTTCCTCTGTCTTACATGCCAACAGTGATCTCTGACTACCTGCTCCTCAAAGACAGCATTAGCCCAGAAAAGGCAGTAGTCTGA
- the dhrs9 gene encoding dehydrogenase/reductase SDR family member 9 isoform X2: MFLYLLALAALFCVYRWYKERKTVPNKSDKYVYITGCDTGFGNQLAKHLDQQGFRVIAACFTEKGEDALRKSATDRLVTLHLDVTKSESIAKAAELIKDRVGEKGLWGLVNNAGVSVPSGPCDWLTVDDYRQMLDVNLLGVIAVTLSVLPLIKKARGRVVNVASVFGRISPFGGPYSVSKYGVEAFNDSLRRNMMPFGVKVLCIEPGFFKTSVTDIDILLKNVQQLWDKMPQEVKDDYGSSYVQKVSVLMKKMMGQLPDSDLMKVVSCMEHAVSAVHPRTRYSPGWDAKFFWLPLSYMPTVISDYLLLKDSISPEKAVV; the protein is encoded by the exons ATGTTTCTGTACCTGCTTGCTTTAGCGGCTCTCTTCTGTGTGTACCGCTGGTACAAGGAACGCAAAACCGTTCCCAATAAATCTGACAAATATGTGTACATCACTGGATGTGACACGGGGTTTGGAAACCAGCTGGCGAAGCATTTGGACCAACAGGGCTTTCGTGTGATTGCTGCGTGTTTCACTGAAAAAGGAGAAGACGCTCTGAGGAAAAGCGCTACTGACAGGCTTGTGACTCTCCACCTTGACGTCACCAAGTCTGAAAGCATTGCTAAAGCTGCCGAGCTCATAAAGGACAGGGTGGGAGAAAAGG GTCTGTGGGGTCTGGTGAATAATGCAGGAGTGTCTGTCCCTTCCGGGCCCTGCGACTGGCTCACTGTGGACGATTATAGACAGATGCTGGATGTGAACCTGCTGGGTGTTATAGCTGTGACGCTGAGTGTACTCCCTCTTATTAAAAAAGCCCGGGGAAGAGTCGTGAATGTGGCCAGTGTCTTCGGAAGAATCAGTCCATTTGGTGGACCCTACTCTGTTTCAAAATATGGAGTCGAAGCCTTCAACGACAGCCTTAG gagAAACATGATGCCTTTTGGAGTGAAAGTCCTGTGCATTGAACCAGGCTTTTTCAAAACCAGTGTGACTGAcattgatattttattaaaaaatgttcagcaACTATGGGATAAAATGCCACAGGAAGTCAAAGATGACTATGGAAGCTCTTATGTGCAGAAAG TGTCAGTGTTGATGAAGAAGATGATGGGTCAGTTGCCAGACTCTGACCTGATGAAGGTGGTGAGCTGTATGGAGCATGCCGTCTCAGCCGTCCATCCCCGAACCCGCTACTCTCCAGGATGGGATGCCAAGTTCTTCTGGCTTCCTCTGTCTTACATGCCAACAGTGATCTCTGACTACCTGCTCCTCAAAGACAGCATTAGCCCAGAAAAGGCAGTAGTCTGA
- the LOC102691553 gene encoding retinol dehydrogenase 7-like isoform X2, with protein sequence MIAENESCLDNFIQAVISNPVLSSILVSSLILFAVWYIRDSLKIDHVDQKSVLVTGCDSGFGNLLARQLDHRGFGVIATCLTEKGAEDLRAAASPRLKTLLLNVTDSASIERALEYVRAEVVERGLWGLVNNAGVASPIGPTDWMQVEDFKNVLDINLMGLIEVTLKFLPLVKKARGRVVNVGSVMGRLAMTGGGYCLSKWGVESFSDSLRRDMYHFDINVSIIEPGFFKTGVTSLEVIERDLLRLWNCLPSEVKDSYGDKYYEEYVKAQSISMKLLRSSDISKVTNCMEHALTARYPRTRYGVGWDAKLLWLPLSYGPSFVSDSLISALLPSPKGKIVQTNQVDVSKT encoded by the exons ATG ataGCTGAAAATGAGAGTTGTCTCGATAATTTCATCCAG gcCGTCATTTCCAACCCAGTCCTCTCTAGCATCTTGGTTTCCTCTCTCATCCTGTTCGCTGTCTGGTACATAAGGGATTCCCTGAAGATCGATCACGTAGACCAGAAAAGCGTCTTGGTGACGGGCTGTGATTCTGGCTTTGGGAATCTGCTGGCCAGACAGCTCGACCACCGAGGCTTCGGTGTCATAGCCACATGCCTGACAGAGAAGGGGGCTGAAGACCTCCGAGCCGCAGCCTCCCCCAGACTGAAGACGCTCCTGCTCAATGTTACTGACAGCGCGAGCATTGAGAGAGCTCTGGAGTATGTGCGGGCTGAGGTTGTAGAGCGAG GCCTCTGGGGGTTGGTAAACAATGCAGGCGTAGCCTCACCGATTGGTCCGACCGACTGGATGCAGGtggaagattttaaaaatgtccttGACATCAATCTGATGGGTCTGATCGAAGTGACGCTGAAGTTCCTGCCGCTTGTGAAGAAAGCCCGAGGCAGGGTGGTGAATGTTGGCAGCGTCATGGGCAGACTGGCTATGACTGGCGGCGGGTACTGTTTGTCGAAGTGGGGTGTGGAGTCCTTTTCAGACAGCCTGAG GAGAGACATGTATCATTTTGATATCAACGTCAGTATCATAGAGCCTGGTTTTTTCAAGACGGGTGTGACAAGTCTAGAAGTGATTGAGAGAGATCTTCTGCGGCTCTGGAATTGTCTCCCCTCTGAGGTCAAGGACTCTTACGGGGACAAATATTATGAAGAGT ATGTGAAAGCCcaaagtatttcaatgaaattgCTTCGCAGTTCTGACATCTCCAAAGTCACTAATTGCATGGAGCATGCCCTGACAGCTCGATACCCCAGAACACGATACGGAGTAGGCTGGGACGCCAAACTTCTCTGGCTTCCTCTTTCTTACGGGCCCTCCTTTGTTTCAGATTCCCTAATAAGTGCCCTTCTGCCGAGTCCAAAAGGCAAAATTGTGCAGACAAATCAGGTGGATGTTTCCAAAACCTGA
- the LOC102691553 gene encoding retinol dehydrogenase 7-like isoform X1 yields the protein MKALGYLIPYILFAEHRLHRLHSTVIYSSFIKAMDEDIPSKNEIAENESCLDNFIQAVISNPVLSSILVSSLILFAVWYIRDSLKIDHVDQKSVLVTGCDSGFGNLLARQLDHRGFGVIATCLTEKGAEDLRAAASPRLKTLLLNVTDSASIERALEYVRAEVVERGLWGLVNNAGVASPIGPTDWMQVEDFKNVLDINLMGLIEVTLKFLPLVKKARGRVVNVGSVMGRLAMTGGGYCLSKWGVESFSDSLRRDMYHFDINVSIIEPGFFKTGVTSLEVIERDLLRLWNCLPSEVKDSYGDKYYEEYVKAQSISMKLLRSSDISKVTNCMEHALTARYPRTRYGVGWDAKLLWLPLSYGPSFVSDSLISALLPSPKGKIVQTNQVDVSKT from the exons ATGAAAGCCTTGGGATATTTAATACCCTACATTCTATTTGCTGAGCACAGACTTCACAGACTTCACAGCACAGTCATTTACAGCAGCTTTATAAAAGCAATGGATGAAGACATTCCTTCTAAAAATGAG ataGCTGAAAATGAGAGTTGTCTCGATAATTTCATCCAG gcCGTCATTTCCAACCCAGTCCTCTCTAGCATCTTGGTTTCCTCTCTCATCCTGTTCGCTGTCTGGTACATAAGGGATTCCCTGAAGATCGATCACGTAGACCAGAAAAGCGTCTTGGTGACGGGCTGTGATTCTGGCTTTGGGAATCTGCTGGCCAGACAGCTCGACCACCGAGGCTTCGGTGTCATAGCCACATGCCTGACAGAGAAGGGGGCTGAAGACCTCCGAGCCGCAGCCTCCCCCAGACTGAAGACGCTCCTGCTCAATGTTACTGACAGCGCGAGCATTGAGAGAGCTCTGGAGTATGTGCGGGCTGAGGTTGTAGAGCGAG GCCTCTGGGGGTTGGTAAACAATGCAGGCGTAGCCTCACCGATTGGTCCGACCGACTGGATGCAGGtggaagattttaaaaatgtccttGACATCAATCTGATGGGTCTGATCGAAGTGACGCTGAAGTTCCTGCCGCTTGTGAAGAAAGCCCGAGGCAGGGTGGTGAATGTTGGCAGCGTCATGGGCAGACTGGCTATGACTGGCGGCGGGTACTGTTTGTCGAAGTGGGGTGTGGAGTCCTTTTCAGACAGCCTGAG GAGAGACATGTATCATTTTGATATCAACGTCAGTATCATAGAGCCTGGTTTTTTCAAGACGGGTGTGACAAGTCTAGAAGTGATTGAGAGAGATCTTCTGCGGCTCTGGAATTGTCTCCCCTCTGAGGTCAAGGACTCTTACGGGGACAAATATTATGAAGAGT ATGTGAAAGCCcaaagtatttcaatgaaattgCTTCGCAGTTCTGACATCTCCAAAGTCACTAATTGCATGGAGCATGCCCTGACAGCTCGATACCCCAGAACACGATACGGAGTAGGCTGGGACGCCAAACTTCTCTGGCTTCCTCTTTCTTACGGGCCCTCCTTTGTTTCAGATTCCCTAATAAGTGCCCTTCTGCCGAGTCCAAAAGGCAAAATTGTGCAGACAAATCAGGTGGATGTTTCCAAAACCTGA